One window of the Rosa rugosa chromosome 3, drRosRugo1.1, whole genome shotgun sequence genome contains the following:
- the LOC133737731 gene encoding acyl-acyl carrier protein thioesterase TE3, chloroplastic-like: MLRLQAFSIADYNHVTFPSSCVIPTSLHSHRRSVSFPTTRTGFRSLPAVKIGSTSVACDMGGRLRMSGFYDVELKVRHYELDQYSVVNNAVYANYCQHALKELFERVGLNPDAVAQTGEAFALSTSSMKFIAPLKSGDEFVIKVRMTNSSATRLYFEHFIFKLPNLEPILEATATVVWLDKDYRPVRIPSEVISKFVQFRRH; this comes from the exons ATGTTGAGGTTGCAGGCATTTTCAATTGCCGACTACAATCACGTGACCTTTCCCTCCTCATGCGTCATTCCTACTTCACTCCATTCCCACCGTCGATCGGTATCTTTTCCAACCACACGGACAGGTTTCCGATCACTCCCCGCTGTCAAGATAGGTAGCACTTCCGTTGCATGCGATATGGGAGGTCGCTTAAG AATGAGTGGTTTTTATGATGTTGAGCTTAAAGTACGACACTATGAGCTTGATCAGTATAGCGTAGTTAACAATGCTGTCTATGCAAATTATTGCCAGCACG CTCTTAAGGAACTTTTTGAAAGGGTTGGCCTAAATCCCGATGCAGTTGCCCAAACCGGTGAAGCATTTGCGTTGTCAACATCGTCTATGAAATTCATTGCACCTCTAAAG AGTGGAGACGAGTTTGTCATAAAGGTCAGGATGACTAATTCCTCAGCCACTCGCCTGTACTTTGAGCACTTCATTTTCAAGCTGCCAAATCTGGAG CCAATCTTGGAAGCAACAGCCACAGTAGTGTGGCTTGATAAGGACTATCGCCCTGTCCGTATTCCATCGGAGGTGATATCTAAATTTGTCCAGTTTCGTCGCCATTAG